From the genome of Homalodisca vitripennis isolate AUS2020 chromosome 8, UT_GWSS_2.1, whole genome shotgun sequence, one region includes:
- the LOC124367630 gene encoding putative inorganic phosphate cotransporter produces MPIAGYLAASPWGWPSIFYCTGLCGVLWSVAWLFVGADSPDCHPTISDGERYYIVSSLSQVSTENSHFTTPWKSIMTSVPVLALITVHFCQNWGYWMLLTQLPNYLSHVLRFDLKSNGLISSLPYLIMCLLTFVFSWAADYINARRILPLSASRKIWNSLAHCGGAAALVGMSFISSSVTGAVVLLTTSVSLGAGIYMGYLATALDLSPNFSGVLMGIVNCLGNISSFLAPMVTGFIVKDEASRDEWMIAFYISAGIFFVGNLIFIVFGSSDVQPWNNPLHVKT; encoded by the exons ATGCCCATAGCCGGGTACCTGGCCGCCAGTCCGTGGGGTTGGCCCAGTATCTTCTACTGTACCGGACTGTGCGGTGTATTGTGGTCTGTGGCCTGGCTGTTTGTAGGCGCCGACTCTCCGGACTGCCACCCCACCATCAGCGACGGAGAGCGTTACTATATAGTTTCTTCACTATCACAAGTTTCTACTGAAAATAGT CACTTTACGACTCCATGGAAGTCTATTATGACGTCAGTACCTGTTTTGGCTCTTATCACCGTGCATTTCTGCCAGAACTGGGGCTACTGGATGCTTCTCACACAGCTACCAAACTACCTAAGTCACGTTCTTCGTTTTGACTTGAAAAGT aatgGCCTCATATCTTCTCTTCCTTACTTGATCATGTGTCTACTGACTTTTGTATTTTCCTGGGCTGCAGACTACATCAACGCCAGACGTATCCTGCCACTTAGCGCATCCAGGAAGATATGGAACAGTTTAG CTCACTGCGGAGGTGCGGCTGCTCTTGTGGGAATGTCGTTCATCTCCAGCAGTGTCACTGGAGCTGTAGTTCTTCTCACCACATCGGTGTCCCTAGGAGCTGGCATCTATATGGGGTACCTGGCAACCGCCCTTGATCTTTCCCCAAACTTCTCAGGTGTTCTTATGGGTATCGTCAACTGTCTGGGCAACATTTCATCTTTCCTCGCTCCGATGGTTACTGGTTTCATAGTTAAAGACGAG gcCAGTAGAGACGAGTGGATGATTGCTTTTTACATCTCCGCAGGTATATTCTTCGTGGGAAACTTGATCTTTATAGTATTCGGATCTTCTGATGTTCAGCCCTGGAACAATCCTCTTCATGTAAAAACATAA